The following are encoded together in the Triticum dicoccoides isolate Atlit2015 ecotype Zavitan chromosome 6B, WEW_v2.0, whole genome shotgun sequence genome:
- the LOC119323227 gene encoding ACT domain-containing protein ACR3-like, whose translation MRPYFDPEYENFNQRINPPRVCIDNNTCRDCTLVKVDSMNKNGILLEVVQVLSDLDLTIMKAYITSDGGWFMDVFHVLDKQGQKVTDDKTIQHIEKALGPGSNIPGATKGSNSPGRSVGMHSIGDHTAIELKGPDRTGLLSEIFAVLAELQCNVMAAEVWTHRTRVACVVYVNDVSSGQAIEDACRLAGIEERLRHVLRGHGGGDDDDGDGRGAHTNFSAGSTHVDRRLHQLMHADMDLGGDGTPQGRPADDDGTAVTVEHCEEKDYSVVNVRCRDRPKLLFDIVCTLTDMQYVVFHAAVTSEGIYGVQELYIRRKDGRTLLKDEAEKVTKCLEAAISRRVSEGFTLELCGRDRVGLLSDVTRVLREHGLTVTRADVTTVGEQAVNVFYVRDASGQPVDMKAIEGLRGQVGQTVMLNVKKVPADKAPERTGGSMAKTSFFSFGGLFAKLGA comes from the exons ATGCGGCCTTACTTCGATCCTGAGTATGAGAACTTCAATCAGCGCATCAACCCTCCTCG GGTCTGCATCGACAACAACACATGCCGCGACTGCACCCTAGTGAAG GTGGACAGTATGAACAAGAATGGCATTCTGCTGGAGGTGGTGCAGGTCCTGAGCGATCTTGACCTCACCATCATGAAAGCGTACATCACCTCGGATGGCGGATGGTTCATGGACG TGTTCCATGTGCTGGATAAGCAAGGGCAGAAGGTGACCGATGACAAGACCATTCAGCACATCGAGAAG GCCTTAGGTCCGGGCAGCAACATACCGGGCGCGACGAAGGGCAGCAATTCGCCTGGGAGATCAGTCGGGATGCACTCGATCGGCGACCACACCGCCATCGAGCTCAAGGGCCCCGACAGAACCGGCCTTCTCTCCGAGATCTTTGCCGTCCTGGCGGAGCTCCAGTGCAACGTGATGGCTGCCGAGGTGTGGACGCACAGGACGAGGGTGGCCTGTGTGGTGTACGTCAACGACGTGTCCTCGGGGCAGGCCATCGAGGACGCGTGCCGTCTGGCCGGGATCGAGGAGCGGCTGCGGCACGTGCTCCGCGGGCACGGCGGCGGagacgatgacgacggcgacggccgGGGAGCGCACACCAACTTCTCCGCCGGCTCCACCCACGTGGACCGCCGGCTGCACCAGCTGATGCACGCGGACATGGACCTGGGCGGCGACGGTACGCCGCAGGGCCGTCCCGCGGACGACGACGGCACGGCGGTGACCGTGGAGCACTGCGAGGAGAAGGATTACTCGGTGGTGAACGTGAGGTGCAGGGACCGGCCCAAGCTGCTGTTCGACATCGTCTGCACGCTGACGGACATGCAGTACGTCGTCTTCCACGCCGCTGTCACGTCCGAAGGCATCTACGGCGTCCAGGAGCTGTACATTCGTCGCAAGGACGGGCGCACGCTGCTGAAGGACGAGGCAGAGAAGGTGACCAAGTGCCTCGAAGCGGCGATCTCCAGAAGAGTGTCCGAG GGATTCACGCTTGAGCTCTGCGGGAGGGACAGGGTGGGGCTGCTGTCGGACGTGACGAGGGTGCTCCGGGAGCACGGCCTGACGGTGACGAGGGCCGACGTGACGACGGTGGGGGAGCAGGCCGTGAACGTCTTCTACGTGCGTGACGCGTCGGGGCAGCCGGTGGACATGAAGGCCATCGAGGGCCTTCGGGGACAGGTCGGCCAGACCGTCATGCTCAACGTCAAGAAGGTGCCCGCTGACAAGGCGCCGGAGCGGACTGGTGGCAGCATGGCCAAGACCAGCTTCTTCTCCTTCGGCGGCCTCTTCGCCAAACTCGGAGCATAA